Proteins from one Ipomoea triloba cultivar NCNSP0323 chromosome 1, ASM357664v1 genomic window:
- the LOC116030843 gene encoding uncharacterized protein LOC116030843: MEQNFQRHDDELKEEEYVLMDLDSVSDQISIPPNAPYVLSGLDTLNPILTIDGKIKLIGEYVETIGTCLVFGETDAPPVVHEETGPSDANLFSGKCIADPKQASAKRVNPITQLQKIIKFKLLREGENDDENVKANDDENVKATGT, translated from the exons ATGGAGCAGAATTTTCAGCGGCATGATGATGAATTGAAGGAGGAAGAGTATGTATTGATGGATCTGGACAGTGTTTCTGATCAAATTTCAATTCCCCCAAACGCCCCCTATGTTCTTTCG GGACTTGATACGTTGAACCCCATTTTGACCATTGATGGAAAAATCAAGCTG ATAGGGGAATATGTGGAGACTATTGGAACATGCCTTGTCTTTGGTGAAACTG ATGCCCCTCCAGTGGTTCATGAAGAGACAGGTCCATCTGATGCTAACCTTTTCTCGGGAAAATGCATAGCAGATCCTAAGCAAGCATCAGCCAAGCGAGTAAATCCAATAACCCAGCTCCAAAAGATTATCAAATTCAAACTATTGCGGGAAGGTGAAAATGATGATGAAAACGTCAAAGcaaatgatgatgaaaatgTCAAAGCAACAGGCACGTAG
- the LOC116028583 gene encoding ultraviolet-B receptor UVR8, whose amino-acid sequence MKMGDKLRSASMDDLPVHLVLEILISGRLRAVDLVSLEMSSRTFRLSHGMFPKEFRSLVEFAAFQLCALHPIYASLQLSARRELLNRCNDNWKRVLRFLQSVKQSSDMVETSAGNMQIKSGRYHTLLINDAAVYSCGSSLCGVLGHGPETTQCVEFTPISFPFPVQVIQVSASHNHAAFVTQSGEVFTCGDNSSFCCGHSDTGRPIFRPRLVEALKHIPCKQVAAGLSFTMFLTTLGHVYTCGTNAQGQLGHGDTLDRPTPKCVELLASNGSVVQIAAGPSYALAVACDGLLYSFGSGTNFCLGHGEQHNELQPRAIQSFRRKGIHLLRVSAGDEHVVALDSNGYVYTWGKGYCGALGHGDEINKTTPELVNNLKSHLAIQVCASKRKTFVLVDDGSVFGFGWMGFGSLGFLDRGVSDKVGRPRVLDSLRSHHISQISTALYHTIVITSRGQIFGFGDNERAQLGIDTLRGCLNPTEIQLQKASPM is encoded by the exons ATGAAAATGGGGGATAAATTGAGGTCAGCTTCCATGGATGACTTGCCAGTGCATTTGGTTCTTGAAATCTTGATATCGGGTCGATTGAGAGCTGTTGATTTAGTGAGTTTGGAAATGAGTTCGAGGACTTTCAGGTTAAGTCATGGGATGTTTCCTAAAGAATTCAGGTCGTTGGTGGAATTTGCTGCTTTTCAGCTCTGTGCCTTGCACCCCATATATGCTTCTCTTCAATTAAGTGCCCGGAGAGAGCTTCTGAATCGGTGTAACGATAATTGGAAACGAGTTCTCAGATTCTTGCAGTCTGTGAAGCAGTCCTCTGACATGGTTGAAACCTCTGCAGGCAAT ATGCAAATTAAGAGCGGAAGATATCACACATTGCTGATTAATGATGCGGCTGTATACTCGTGTGGCTCGAGTTTATGTGGTGTTCTTGGTCATGGGCCTGAAACAACACAGTGTGTGGAATTTACGCCTATCAGCTTCCCATTTCCTGTACAAGTCATCCAAGTTTCAGCTTCCCACAATCACGCCGCTTTTGTGACCCAGTCTGGAGAG GTATTCACTTGCGGAGATAACTCATCCTTCTGTTGTGGGCACAGTGATACAGGTCGCCCTATATTCAGGCCTCGGCTTGTAGAGGCACTAAAGCATATACCCTGCAAACAG GTTGCTGCAGGTCTGAGTTTCACCATGTTTCTTACAACACTAGGCCACGTCTACACATGCGGGACAAATGCACAAGGTCAGCTTGGTCATGGTGACACACTGGATAGGCCAACACCTAAATGCGTAGAGCTGCTTGCATCCAACGGCTCGGTTGTTCAAATTGCTGCTGGCCCAAGCTATGCCCTTGCCGTGGCATGCGATGGGTTACTCTACTCTTTTGGTTCGGGCACCAATTTCTGTCTTGGCCACGGGGAGCAGCACAATGAACTGCAGCCGCGTGCAATCCAGTCATTTAGGCGGAAGGGCATTCATCTGCTTCGTGTGTCTGCTGGCGATGAGCATGTTGTAGCACTCGATTCCAACGGATAT GTGTACACATGGGGAAAAGGTTATTGTGGTGCACTCGGACACGGAGATGAGATCAATAAGACTACTCCAGAACTTGTCAACAACCTTAAGAGCCACCTCGCCATTCAG GTTTGTGCCAGTAAGAGGAAAACTTTCGTGTTAGTGGATGATGGTTCGGTCTTTGGCTTTGGGTGGATGGGTTTTGGTAGCCTCGGTTTCCTTGACAGAGGAGTATCCGATAAAGTTGGAAGGCCCCGGGTCCTTGACAGCCTGAGATCCCATCACATATCCCAGATTAGCACTGCCCTGTACCACACCATAGTAATCACGAGTCGCGGGCAAATCTTCGGGTTTGGAGATAACGAGAGAGCGCAACTTGGAATAGATACGCTCCGGGGATGCCTAAATCCTACAGAAATTCAGCTGCAGAAAGCATCACCAATGTAG
- the LOC116028589 gene encoding CBS domain-containing protein CBSX5-like, whose protein sequence is MATGLLGHKVADLCLGKPALRSLSVVSATVGEALAALNSGEDDAISVWSCDHSVGGENKEAGCVCIGKICMVDIISYLCEVEENLSSPSLGLAAPLSVLLSQIPGPIRHLEPSSSVVEAIDLMAQGVQNLVVPIERVRSSSSRRKFHLQKKTPPAITTLHNAQEFCWLTQEDVMRYLLGSIGLFSPLPALSIHALGIIAAEFSAVGYHSPASSALKAIHRSLADQTSVAVVDDDGVLIREISPSALAACDETVAAAVAALSAGELMAYIDGNSSSSQSLRMSRRAEAIVCHPGSSLAAVMIQAIANRVNYVWVIEDDWSLVGIVTFSNILEVFRQYLEESET, encoded by the exons ATGGCAACTGGGTTGTTGGGTCATAAGGTAGCTGATCTCTGCCTGGGCAAGCCGGCGTTGAGGTCGCTCTCCGTCGTGTCGGCCACCGTGGGAGAAGCCCTGGCGGCGCTCAACTCCGGCGAGGACGACGCCATCAGCGTGTGGAGCTGCGACCACTCGGTCGGCGGCGAGAACAAAGAAGCAGGGTGCGTGTGCATTGGGAAAATATGCATGGTTGATATCATCTCTTACCTTTGCGAAGTTGAGGAGAATCTTTCTTCCCCTTCTTTGGGTCTCGCTGCACCACTCTCTGTCTTGCTCTCTCAGATCCCTGGCCCCATTCGCCACCTAGAACCTTCTTCTAG CGTAGTAGAAGCCATTGATTTGATGGCCCAAGGTGTCCAGAACCTCGTAGTTCCTATAGAGAGAGTAAGGTCATCATCCTCAAGAAGGAAATTCCATCTGCAAAAGAAAACACCTCCGGCGATCACAACCCTTCACAACGCCCAGGAATTCTGCTGGTTAACTCAAGAAGACGTAATGAGATACCTTCTAGGCTCAATCGGCCTTTTCTCGCCTCTCCCGGCGCTCTCCATTCACGCGCTGGGGATAATCGCCGCCGAATTCTCCGCCGTCGGATACCACTCGCCGGCGTCATCAGCTCTGAAGGCCATTCACCGCTCCCTCGCCGATCAGACCTCGGTGGCGGTGGTGGACGACGACGGCGTTCTGATCCGAGAGATCTCCCCTTCCGCCCTCGCCGCCTGCGACGAGACGGTGGCCGCCGCTGTCGCCGCGCTCTCCGCCGGGGAACTCATGGCCTACATCGACGGCAATTCCTCCAGCAGCCAGTCGTTGAGGATGAGCAGAAGAGCGGAGGCCATCGTGTGCCATCCCGGCAGCTCTCTGGCGGCGGTGATGATTCAGGCCATCGCGAATCGTGTTAATTATGTTTGGGTGATTGAGGATGATTGGAGCCTGGTCGGAATTGTGACATTTTCAAACATCTTGGAGGTTTTTCGTCAGTATTTGGAAGAATCTGAGACCTAA